In Haliaeetus albicilla chromosome 30, bHalAlb1.1, whole genome shotgun sequence, a single genomic region encodes these proteins:
- the LOC104313029 gene encoding LOW QUALITY PROTEIN: scavenger receptor cysteine-rich type 1 protein M130-like (The sequence of the model RefSeq protein was modified relative to this genomic sequence to represent the inferred CDS: substituted 1 base at 1 genomic stop codon): MVSDPAGLELDTHSLVQPVGIEGTPALHQGQPGGEGLLAFESAQVGGSPRPAVLRFGTLLTHPLLVFEGAAEVRLVNGGRRCAGRVEVKHNSKWGTVCGDYWSMNDAAVVCKQLGCGSAVGAPQYGHFGPGSGPIWMDDVGCNGTESALSDCEHKGWGENNCEHIHDAGVTCSEFVRLVEGKSRCSGRVEIHDGDQWKTVCDSRFGPKDAAVVCRELQCGVALPVSGPAHFGEGVSPIWDGELQCVGNESRLISCHRGSSRERPCTHANSAVVTCTRKDSGTGAEHLGELQPERTLLGLDTALTGPVSVFEGAVEVRLADGGRRCAGRVEVKQQGQWGTVCGDYWSMNDAAVVCKQLGCGSAVGAPQYGHFGPGSGPIWMDDVGCNGTESALSDCKHRGWGEHDCVHSEDAGVTCSEFVRLVEGKSRCSGRVEIHDRDQWKTVCDSHFGPKDAAVVCRELQCGVALPVSGPAHFGEGVSPIWDGELQCVGNESRLISCHRGSSRERPCTHANSAVVTCTLFEGAVEVRLADGGRRCAGRVEVKQQGQWGTVCDDYWNMNNAAVVCKQLGCGSAVGAPQYGHFGPGSGPIWMDDVGCNGTESALSDCKHRGWGEHDCEHSEDAGVTCSGFVRLVEGKSHCSGRVEIHDGDQWKTVCDSHFSPSAADVVCRELQCGVALPVSGPAHFGEGVSPIWDGELQCVGNESRLISCRRGSSREQPCTHANSAVVACTQYTGFKLVNGSTACAGRVEVQVLGTWGTLCASRWDLSDAHVLCRQLNCGFAESIPGGEHFGRGTGPVWRDSFHCDGTEAHLGQCPVITLGASPCSHGNNAAVICSGSASFASLRLVGGESRCDGRVEIFQHGTWGRVLDDQWDVQEASVVCRQLRCGEAGTAYNPPKPERGTGPVGLRGVRCTGHEASLAFCNTSLLESAPAAGVAEDVGVICWGSRRVRLVNGTGRCAGRVEIYYQGIWGTVCDDGWDLSDATVICHQLGCGGAVEAAGSAQFGEGSGQIWLDGVNCSGAEAALWDCPARPWGQHDCGHKEDAGVVCSEFMALRLENSDGCSGRLQVFYNGTWGSICSNSMTLDTVLLACKELGCGDGGSLETQLPYGRVSGPTWLDKVRCGEKTSSFWQCPSAPWNPQSCEDPREEIHITCNGRRPEMPSIPLAPCPNSTRCTDREKIRAVGGEDRCSGRVEVWHRGSWGTVCDDSWDMRDAEVACRQLGCGPAVSALHEAVFGVGTGPIWLEQVECRGTEPSLQDCWARPGDGGACRHKEDAAVNCSATPRTAASPPQAESPQGSLSGSGRFSVPIIICIILGALLCLLVALLAGQALSTRAGRRGSRSAQEMFPEAVYEEISYSPVWEKQARFGRSGSYLEESLTQLQSYPGVSEEEDGLGSAADVLVPPRGDPADGYDDAREVSDPVEDVAPGQGESEMPREPEEGAEPRDAPRGTSLCSWRSAGVPGAEGDTWPLSLGSMGYDDAEEVSLAHPPEDTMAVTPELCAQQSPSPRPXEPIPAVQLGAARREKRSVQLGELRAPGNHLPCPTGFPSCSLPQAGPEPCWSHSAEAMTELPCQGSDLSPVVIYFFRGLIFLFFFCPLVNFSHSCMLSSYLVISAVSNKSEQVLW, from the exons ATGGTGAGTGACCCAGCTGGGCTGGAACTGGACACCCACAGCCTTGTGCAGCCCGTGGGGATAGAAGGGACCCCTGCACTGCACCAGGGACAGCCTGGAGGGGAGGGGCTCCTAGCCTTTGAATCGGCCCAGGTTGGGGGTTCCCCCAGACCTGCAGTGCTGAGGTTTGGCACTCTCCTGACCCATCCCCTGCTGGTGTTTGAAGGGGCTGCAGAGGTGAGGCTGGTGAATGGCGGCAGgcgctgtgctgggagagtggAGGTGAAACACAATAGCAAGTGGGGGACGGTGTGTGGTGACTACTGGAGCATGAACGATGCGGCAGTGGTTTGtaagcagctgggctgtgggtctGCTGTTGGAGCTCCTCAGTATGGACACTTTGggccaggatctggccccatTTGGATGGATGATGTTGGCTGTAATGGCACCGAGTCTGCCCTGTCTGACTGCGAACACAAAGGATGGGGTGAAAATAACTGTGAACACATTCACGATGCTGGAGTGACATGTTCAG aatttgtcCGGCTGGTGGAAGGGAAGAGCCGCTGCTCAGGACGTGTGGAGATCCATGATGGGGACCAGTGGAAAACTGTCTGTGATTCACGCTTTGGTCCCAAAGATGCTGCCGTGGTCTGCAGGGAGTTGCAGTGTGGCGTGGCCCTGCCTGTCAGTGGGCCAGCTCACTTTGGAGAAGGGGTCAGTCCCATCTGGgatggagagctgcagtgtgtGGGCAATGAATCCCGCCTCATCTCCTGCCACAGAGGGTCTTCCAGGGAGCGGCCCTGCACCCACGCGAACAGCGCTGTTGTCACCTGCACACGTAAGGACTCGGGGACGGGTGCTGAACACTTGGGTGAGCTCCAGCCTGA ACGCACACTACTGGGGCTTGACACTGCTCTAACTGGTCCTGTGTCAGTGTTTGAAGGTGCTGTGGAGGTGAGGCTGGCAGATGGTGGCAGgcgctgtgctgggagagtggAGGTGAAACAACAGGGCCAGTGGGGGACGGTGTGTGGTGACTACTGGAGCATGAACGATGCGGCAGTGGTTTGtaagcagctgggctgtgggtctGCTGTGGGAGCTCCTCAGTATGGACACTTTGggccaggatctggccccatTTGGATGGATGATGTTGGCTGTAATGGCACCGAGTCTGCCCTGTCTGACTGCAAACATAGAGGATGGGGTGAACATGACTGTGTTCACAGTGAGGATGCTGGAGTGACATGTTCAG aatttgtcCGGCTGGTGGAAGGGAAGAGCCGCTGCTCAGGACGTGTGGAGATCCATGACAGGGACCAGTGGAAAACTGTCTGTGATTCACACTTTGGTCCCAAAGATGCTGCCGTGgtctgcagggagctgcagtgTGGCGTGGCCCTGCCTGTCAGTGGGCCAGCTCACTTTGGAGAAGGGGTCAGTCCCATCTGGgatggagagctgcagtgtgtGGGCAATGAATCCCGCCTCATCTCCTGCCACAGAGGGTCTTCCAGGGAGCGGCCCTGCACCCACGCGAACAGCGCTGTTGTCACCTGCACAC TGTTTGAAGGTGCTGTGGAGGTGAGGCTGGCAGATGGTGGCAGgcgctgtgctgggagagtggAGGTGAAACAACAGGGCCAGTGGGGGACAGTCTGTGATGACTACTGGAACATGAACAATGCAGCAGTGGTTTGtaagcagctgggctgtgggtctGCTGTGGGAGCTCCTCAGTATGGACACTTTGggccaggatctggccccatTTGGATGGATGATGTTGGCTGTAATGGCACCGAGTCTGCCCTGTCTGACTGCAAACATAGAGGATGGGGTGAACATGACTGTGAACACAGTGAGGATGCTGGAGTGACATGTTCAG gatttgtCCGGCTGGTGGAAGGGAAGAGCCACTGCTCAGGACGTGTGGAGATCCATGACGGGGACCAGTGGAAAACTGTCTGTGATTCACATTTTAGTCCCAGCGCTGCTGATGTGGTCTGCAGGGAGTTGCAGTGTGGAGTGGCCCTGCCTGTCAGCGGGCCAGCTCACTTTGGAGAAGGGGTCAGTCCCATCTGGgatggagagctgcagtgtgtGGGCAATGAATCCCGCCTCATCTCCTGCCGCAGAGGGTCCTccagggagcagccctgcaccCACGCGAACAGCGCTGTTGTCGCCTGCACAC aATACACAGGATTCAAGCTGGTGAACGGCAGCACAGCGTGTGCAGGGAGGGTAGAGGTCCAGGTCTTGGGGACCTGGGGGACTCTCTGTGCCTCCCGCTGGGATCTCTCGGATGCCCATGTTCTCTGTCGTCAACTCAACTGTGGGTTTGCTGAGTCCATTCCTGGAGGAGAGCATTTTGGGAGAGGGACTGGCCCTGTCTGGAGAGACTCATTCCACTGTGATGGGACAGAAGCCCATCTGGGACAGTGCCCAGTGATCACCCTGGGGGCCTCACCATGCTCCCATGGGAACAACGCTGCTGTCATTTGCTCAG gctcAGCCAGCTTTGCATCCCTGCGGCTGGTGGGTGGAGAGAGCCGGTGCGACGGACGAGTGGAGATCTTCCAGCATGGGACATGGGGCAGAGTCCTGGATGACCAGTGGGACGTGCAGGAGGCCAGTGTGGTGTGCCGGCAGCTGCGGTGTGGAGAGGCAGGGACAGCCTACAACCCCCCAAAGCCTGAGCGAGGGACGGGTCCCGTGGGGCTGCGAGGGGTCCGGTGCACAGGGCACGAGGCCAGCCTGGCCTTCTGCAACACCTCCCTGCTCGAGAGTGCACCGGCGGCAGGGGTAGCAGAGGATGTGGGAGTCATTTGCTGGG GGAGCCGGAGGGTCCGGCTGGTGAATGGGACCGGgcgctgtgctgggagagtggAGATCTACTACCAGGGCATCTGGGGGACTGTCTGTGATGATGGCTGGGACCTGTCTGATGCCACCGTCATTTGTCACCAGCTGGGCTGTGGAGGGGCAGTGGAGGCAGCCGGCTCTGCTCAGTTCGGGGAAGGCTCCGGGCAGATCTGGCTGGATGGCGTGAACTGCTCTGGGGCCGAAGCTGCTCTCTGGGACTGCCCTGCCAGGCCCTGGGGGCAGCACGACTGCGGGCACAAAGAGGATGCCGGAGTCGTCTGCTCAG AGTTCATGGCCCTGAGGCTGGAGAACAGTGATGGCTGCTCCGGGCGCCTGCAGGTTTTCTACAACGGAACATGGGGCAGCATTTGCTCCAACTCGATGACTCTCGACACGGTGTTGCTGGCATGCAAGGAGCTGGGCTGCGGGGACGGAGGATCCCTGGAAACGCAGCTGCCTTATGGAAGGGTGTCTGGCCCTACATGGCTGGATAAGGTGCGGTGTGGGGAGAAAACCAGCTCCttctggcagtgtccctctgctccctggaaCCCACAGTCATGTGAAGACCCACGAGAAGAGATCCACATCACCTGCAATG GGAGACGCCCAGAAATGCCCTCGATCCCACTGGCCCCGTGCCCCAACTCCACGAGGTGCACAG ACAGGGAGAAGATTCGTGCCGTGGGAGGTGAGGACAGGTGCTCGGGCAGAGTGGAGGTCTGGCACCGTGGCTCTTGGGGGACGGTGTGCGACGACTCCTGGGACATGCGGGATGCTGAGGTGgcgtgcaggcagctgggctgtggcccCGCGGTGTCTGCCCTGCATGAGGCTGTGTTTGGGGTGGGGACGGGCCCCAtctggctggagcaggtggagtGCCGTGGGACAGAGCCGTCTCTGCAGGACTGCTGGGCCCGGCCTGGGGATGGTGGTGCTTGCCGGCATAAGGAAGATGCTGCTGTGAACTGCTCAG ctaCACCCAGGACAGCAGCATCCCCACCCCAAGCAG AATCCCCCCAGGGCAGTCTGAGTGGCAGCGGGAGATTCTCAGTGCCCATCATCATCTGCATCATCCTGGGGgcccttctctgcctgctcGTGGCCCTCCTGGCTGGGCAAGCGCTAAGCACCAGGGCTGGGCGCAGAG GCTCCAGGAGTGCTCAGGAGATGTTCCCTGAGGCTGTGTATGAGGAGATCAGTTACAGCCCAGTGTGGGAGAAGCAGGCGAGGTTTGGTCGCTCAG GCTCCTATTTAGAGGAGTCCCTGACCCAGCTGCAGTCCTACCCTGGGGTcagcgaggaggaggatggtCTGGGATCAGCAGCAG ATGTTCTTGTCCCACCCAGAGGTGACCCAGCAGATGGTTATGATGATGCCAGGGAGGTTTCTGATCCCGTGGAGGATGTTgcccctgggcagggagagagtGAAATGCCCAGGGAGCctgaggagggagcagagcccagggatGCACCCAGAG GGACCAGCCTGTGCTCCTGGAGAAGTGCTGGGGTCCCTGGAGCTGAAGGAGACACGTGgcccctgtccctggggagcaTGGGCTATGATGATGCTGAAGAGGTGTCTCTGGCACATCCCCCTGAGGACACAATGGCTGTGACACCGGAGCTCTGTGCACAACAGTCCCCGAGCCCAAGGCCATGAGAGCCCatccctgctgtgcagctgggtgcagccaggagggagaagaggtctgtgcagctgggagagctgcgAGCACCAGGGAACCATCTCCCTTGTCCCACGG GgtttcccagctgctctttaCCCCAGGCAGGGCCTGAGCCGTGCTGGTCCCACAGTGCAGAGGCCATGACAGAGCTGCCGTGTCAGG GCTCAGACCTGTCTCCGGTGGTCATTTACTTCTTCAGGGGTCttatcttcctcttcttcttttgtCCTCTAGTGAACTTTAGTCATTCATGCATGCTCTCTTCTTACTTGGTGATTTCAGCAGTTTCTAACAAGTCCGAACAAGTTCTGTGGTAA